The following is a genomic window from Geoalkalibacter halelectricus.
AGGTTAAAGGGTAGCGGCCGCACCATCTCGGCCACCTTGCGCAGCACCGGGTAGGCCTCAGGGCGCACCTCGGTCTGGCCCGGCTCGAAGAGCACCGCGTCGTTGACCCGCAGCACCACCGCGCCGCGATCCTTGACCAGGGTGATGTCGCGATCCAGGCGCAACCGCTGCATCTGCACGATCATGCGCTGGTAGAGGCGCGCCGTGTAGTCGTCCTCGATGGGCAGATACTCGACGATGCGCGGGCGGTCGATGGTGGTCAGGTTGGAGCTGGCCATGACGCCGAAGGCCCCCTTGAGCGACCCGAGCACCTCCTTGAAGCGCATCTGATCGAGCTGCGCCATGGACAGCAGCAGCACGAAGAAGGTCAGCAGCAGCGTCACCATGTCGCTGTAGGTAACCATCCACAGGGGCGCTCCCGGAGCCTGGCGCTTTTTCTTTTTCACTGCGCCGTTGTGCTTGTCCTCGGCCACGGCCTACCCCTTCTTCTTGGTGAAAAAGCTCTCGCGAAACTTCGGCGCGACGAAGGCGTGGAGCTTTTGCTCCATGATGCGCGGGTTCTCGCCGGCCAGAATCGACTTCATGCCCTCGGAAATCAGGGTTTTCTTGAGGATTTCCGACTGGGAGCGGTTCTTGAGCTTGCCTGACATGGGAATGAAGAGCACGTTGGCCATGACCGCGCCGTAGAAGGTGGTCAACAGCGCCATGGCCATGGCCGGCCCGATGGTCGAGGGATCTTCCATGGTCTGGAGCATCTGCACCAGCCCGATGAGGGTGCCGATCATGCCCATGGCTGGCGCGTAGGTGCCCATGGCGACGAAGATGTCGGCGCCCTCGCCGTGACGCTCCATAATGTATTCAATCTCGCGGTCGAGCATCTCCTTCATGGCCTCGGGCTCCTGGCCGTCCACGGCCATCTGCACCCCCTTGACGAAAAAGGGATCGCGGATCTCCGAAACCACCGACTGCAGGGACAGAATGCCTTCCTTGCGCGCCTTGTTGGAGTAGCG
Proteins encoded in this region:
- a CDS encoding OmpA/MotB family protein, coding for MAEDKHNGAVKKKKRQAPGAPLWMVTYSDMVTLLLTFFVLLLSMAQLDQMRFKEVLGSLKGAFGVMASSNLTTIDRPRIVEYLPIEDDYTARLYQRMIVQMQRLRLDRDITLVKDRGAVVLRVNDAVLFEPGQTEVRPEAYPVLRKVAEMVRPLPFNLRIEGHTDSTPVARPGLTNWDYSVARAVSVLKFFGSEELLPLERLAAVGYGEKRPIGSNDTAEGRALNRRVEFVLESTSSSREELPYLIDARDQMPF
- a CDS encoding motility protein A — encoded protein: MDLSTILGIVAAFGLMIMAITSGSGLTLFIDFAALTVVAGGTMGATLVHYPFREVMRAFAVSKKAFFHTEETPTETIEALIRYSNKARKEGILSLQSVVSEIRDPFFVKGVQMAVDGQEPEAMKEMLDREIEYIMERHGEGADIFVAMGTYAPAMGMIGTLIGLVQMLQTMEDPSTIGPAMAMALLTTFYGAVMANVLFIPMSGKLKNRSQSEILKKTLISEGMKSILAGENPRIMEQKLHAFVAPKFRESFFTKKKG